In the genome of Theropithecus gelada isolate Dixy chromosome 19, Tgel_1.0, whole genome shotgun sequence, the window TGGGGGCGGGGCCTCATGGGACGGGGCTGTGAAGGGCGGGGCCTGGTGCAGGGGCGGAGCCTAGTGGACCCAAACTCTGGAGCCAGGTGGAGAcccgcccttccttccttcctgggccCAAGGAGCACTGGTAACTATGCACATCTGGACAGGTGGATGCCAGGGGGCTCTTGTGCAGGCAGACATGGGCAGATAGGGGGTGCTTCCCCTGTGTGCATTCCAGACTGTACGGATGTCTCCGTGGGGGAACAGAAATCAGTTCATGCACTCAGGGTGCACACGTGCGTGGCATTTGCAGCCCCTCCTGGTTCCCCACGCCCACACAGACACCCGCTCACAGCCTGGCAGACATGATGCCTAGGCCCTCACAGGGCCAGACACCGGGCAAGCCAGGAGGAGACTGGAAATTCCGCTAGCGCCTGGGCTCCACAAACACGGCCTGGAGGCTGCTCCGGGGAGCCCGTCACAGGGTGGGGGCACATGGTGGCCAATGGGGCGTTGGGGTCCCCACCCCATCGCGCCTGGCTCTGCCCTCCCGGCGCCTGTGCCCTGAAGTTTCCAGTGGAATTTTCCGTTTTATGGAGAAACCGCAGGATTGGGAAGGGGGGCAGTTGTTCTCAGCCCAAGATCCAGCCCCTTGCTGGGCCCCCAGCCCCTGTCCAGACATTTTCTCTTCTGCTGGAAAGGTCTGTGCCATATTTTGAGACTCACCTCTCCTGTCCCCTCCTATAGGACCTCTTCCCTACCTCTCTGGGTCCCAGTTCCTACCCCCTGGCCCACCCCTGACCACTCAGCCCATCACCCCCTCACACCAGGGACTGCTCCAAGCAGGGCCATGCTGAGGCCTCTGAGAGGCACCTTATAGGAGGGCCCCAGACATATTTGTTGAGTGACTGAGTGGAAAGCCCTCCTCAGGAGGGATTGTGGAGGCTTCTCTGCCCTGCTGCCTCTCCATATCCCCCCAGGGTGCGGCCTTGACACCTGTGAGTGCCCGGACCACATCCTCCTGGGCTCGGTGGTCACCCGATCTGGGCAACCACTGCCAGGAGCCAGGATCTCcctgcgagaccagcctggcaccGTGGCCACCAGTGATGCTCACGGAACCTTCCGGGTGCTTGGTGTCTGTGCTGACAGTCATGCCAATATCAGGGCCCAGATGGATGGCTTCTCTGCAGgggaggcccaggcccaggctaaCGGATCCATCTCTGTGGTTACCATCATCCTTGATAAGTTAGGtaagcgccgggcgcggtggctcaagcctgtaatcctagcactttgggaggccgagacgggcggatcacgaggtcagaagatcgagaccatcctggctaacacggtgaaaccccgtctctactaaaaaatacaaaaaactagccgggcgaggtggcgggcgcctgtagtcccagctactcgggaggctgaggcaggagaatggcgtaaacccgggaggcggagcttgcagtgagctgagatccggccactgcactccagcccaggcgacagagccacactccgtctcaaaaaaaaaaaaaaaaaaaaaaaaaagttaggtaaGCACCCTTACAACATGGGGCATGAAGGGGCTGAGGATCTGGGGAGGAAGTTCTAGCACTCAAAGTCAAGGGAGGAAGAAATAAGATGTGACACAGTCATTGGTGAAGGCGCAGAGTGAGTCTGGGCATTtctgggagaaaggagaggatggGGACCTTGTGCCTGGGAAGGGTCGGTGGGAGAAGCTCTGATCTTTGCCACCTTTGACCCCAGAGAAGCCATACCTGGTGAAACACCCTGAGTCCCGAGTGCGAGAGGCTGGCCAGAATGTGACCTTCTGTTGCAAGGCCTCCGGGACCCCAATGCCCAAGAAATACTCCTGGTGAGCACTCCCCCTGGGCTCAGGGGCATCTTCTCTGGCTTTGGAGTTGGATTCAATTTCATGATGTTATGTGGTTTCCCATCTGGAGAGTGGGGAAAGCGTTAACAGGGAATGAATTGGTTGGGAGAGGGACTACCAAGGAGGTTGAATGGGGCCAGTCTCGCTGGGGAGGAGGCTGACTTTGGCAAAGCCTCTCTGCAGATCCCCAGCCGCGCCTGCAGACTGGGGGCCGACACAGCCTCTCCCACTAAGCCCTATGGTGTCACTCACCTGCCACCCAGGTTCCACAATGGGACCCTGCTGGACAGGCGAGCGCACAGGTACGGGGCCCACCTGGAGCTCCAGGGGCTGCATCCAGACCAGGCTGGCATCTACCACTGCAAGGCATGGAACGAGGCGGGTGCTGTGCGCTCGGGCACTGCCTGGCTCACTGTACTTGGTGAGTGTCCTTGGCCACATCCCTGAGCAAGCCTTCACCCAAACAGAGCCCGGACTATAGCTAAGCTCAACCCCAAATGGAGTCCCCACTTCAGACCGATCCAATCGTAGGCCTCCACTGAGCCCCCATACCACTCTGAGCGCCAGCCTTCCGTCTTTACCCTGGGCAGACCCATATCCCTTAGGTTGAGTCCTTGACCACAGACAGAgcccccagccttggcctccatGAAGTCCTCCTCCCTGCCCTGACCTGTATGTTTTCTTggtccccagccccaggccagcCAGCCTGCGACCCCCGGCCCCAAGAGTACCTGATCAAGCTCCCTGAGGACTGTGGTCAGCCAGGCAGTGGCCCTGCCTACCTGGATGTGGGCCTCTGCCCAGACACCCACTGCCCCAGCCTGGCAGGCTCCGGCCCCCGCTGCGGGGACACCAGCTCCCGCTGCTGCTCTGTGCGCCGTCTGGAGAGAAGGGAGATCCACTGCCCTGGCTATGTCCTCCCGGTGAAGGTGGTGGCAGAGTGTGGCTGCCAGAAGTGTCTGCCCCCTCGGGGGCTGGTCCGGGGCCGTGTTGTGGCTGCCGACTCCGGGGAGCCGCTGCGCTTCGCCAGGATTCTGCTGGGCCAGGAGCCCATCGGTTTCACCGCCTACCAGGGAGACTTTACCATTGAGGTGCCGCCCTCTACCCAGCGGCTGGTGGTGACTTTTGTGGACCCCAGCGGTGAGTTCATGGACGCTGTCCGGGTCTTGCCTTTTGACCCTCGAGGTGCCGGCGTATACCACGAGGTCAAGGCCATGCGGAAGAAAGCACCGGTCATTTTAGATGCCAGCCAGAGCAACACGATCCCCCTGGGCGAGCTGGAAGATGAGGCGCCCCTGGGCGAGCTGGTCCTGCCTTCTGGAGCCTTCCACAGAGCCGACGGCAAACCCTACTCAGGGCCTGTGGAGGCTAGGGTGACGTTTGTGGACCCCCGAGACCTCACCTCGGCGGCATCCGCCCCCAGTGACCTGCGCTTCATGGACAGCGACGGCGAGCTGGCTCCGCTGCGCACCTACGGCATGTTCTCCGTGGACCTCCGTGCGCCGGGCTCCGCGGAGCAGCTGCAGGTGGGGCCGGTGGCCGTGCGGGTGGCTGCCAGCCAGATCCACATGCCGGGCCACGTAGAGGCCCTCAAGCTGTGGTCGCTGAACCCCGAGACCGGCTTGTGGGAGGAGGAGAGCGGCTTCCGGCGCGAGGGGTCCTCGGGTACCCGGGTGCGCCGCGAGGAGCGCATCTTCCTGGTCGGCAACGTGGAGATCCGGGAGAGGCGCCTGTTCAACCTGGACGTGCCTGAGCGCCGCCGCTGCTTCGTGAAGGTGCGCGCCTACGCCAACGACAAGTTCAACCCCAGCGAGCAGGTGGAGGGAGTGGTGGTCACGCTGGTCAACCTGGAGCCCGCCCCTGGCTTCTCCGCCAACCCCCGCGCCTGGGGCCGCTTCGACAGCGCGGTCACCGGCCCCAATGGTGCCTGCCTCCCCGCCTTCTGCGACGCCGACCGGCCAGACGCCTACACCGCCCTGGTCACCGCCACCCTGGGCGGCGAGGAGCTGGAGccagccccctccctgccccgCCCACTCCCGGCCACCGTGGGCGTCACCCAGCCCTACCTGGACAGGCTGGGGTACCGTCGGACGGACCACGACGATCCCGCCTTCAAGCGCAACGGCTTCCGAATCAACCTTGCCAAGCCCAGGCCAGGTGACCCCACCGAGGCCAATGGGCCTGTGTACCCGTGGCGCAGCCTGCGGGAATGCCAGGGGGCCCCGGTGACCGCCAGCCACTTCCGCTTCGCCAGGGTGGAGGCGGACAAGTATGAGTACAACGTGGTGCCCTTCCGAGAGGGCACGCCTGCCTCCTGGACTGGCGATCTCCTGGCCTGGTGGCCCAACCCGCAGGAGTTCCGGGCCTGCTTCCTCAAGGTGAAGATCCAGGGTCCCCAGGAGTACATGGTCCGCTCCCACAACTCGGGGGGCAGCCACCCACGCACCCGGGGCCAGCTCTATGGGCTTCGGGATGCCCGGAGCGTGCGAGACCCCGAGCGACCGGGCACCTCGGCAGCCTGCGTGGAGTTCAAGTGCAGTGGGATGCTGTTCGACCAGCGGCAGGTGGACAGGACGCTGGTGACCATTATGCCCCAGGGCAGCTGCCGGCGCGTGGCGGTCAATGGGCTCCTTCGGGATTACCTGGCCCGGCACCCCCCGCCGGTGCCCGCAGAGGACCCAGCTGCCTTCTCCATGCTGGCCCCCCTAGACCCTCTGGGCCACAACTATGGCGTCTACACGGTCACTGACCAGAGCCCACGGCTGGCCAAGGAGATCGCCATTGGCCGCTGCTTTGATGGTTCCTCTGACGGCTTCTCCAGAGAGATGAAGGCTGACGCTGGCACAGCCGTCACCTTCCAGTGCCGGGAGCCACCGGCTGGACGACCCAGCCTCTTCCAGAGGCTGCTGGAGTCCCCGGCGACAGCACTTGGTGACATCCGCAGGGAGATGAGCGAGGTGGCGCAGGCACGGGCCCGGGCCTCAGGTCCCCTCCGCACCCGCCGGGGCAGGGTCCGGCAGTGACCTGGGCCTGGGGTCTtgctttcctgcctccctccagaCTCCTCTGACCCAGGAAGTTTTGCCCCTCTTTCTTCTCCAGACAGCCCCCTCCCCAGGTGTCTGggcctcctttctcctcccctgtCCAGAACTCAGAGTCAGACAAGAACCCGGAGCATCTGATGGTAGAAACACCAAGGAGGCGATTGTTGCTGTGTGGTATGGAATGGAGTTTGCTGTGACTCTCGGGCCAGCACCCCGGGGACAACGTTCAACTCTAGCCTGAAGGGACCGGCTCCCCCAGCTCAGAAGCCGTCTCTGACTTTTCGTGTGTATTTTGACCCTGATTTCAATCTTCTACCTTTGGGAGTTCTGACGTTCGGCACAAAGTCCCCTCTGCCTATTTGGAGCTCAGCGCTAGACCAGGTCCCCTGCCCCGAGTTTTGTTTTTGGGgttatttattgaaacaaagcGTGGGGAGCTGGTTGCGGGTGTGAGTGGGGGTGCGGGGTCCAGGCTAGGCCCagtgaaaaggaggaaggagctTCTTGGGGTTCCCATGTGGGGTAGGCTCTGGGGCTGAGGGGAACAATTCTCACATGTTTGGTGCTTAGAGACCTGCCTGGGGCGTTGGGGTGGATATTCCCGCCCTCCGGGGGCtcaattaaaaatgctttatttccaACTCATGGTGTCAGGCTCcagggaggaaggatggaggCTGGGGCTGCCCGGCCCAGATATACCTTTGCAGGCAGAAACACGCGGAGGCACACGCAGGTACCAGGGGCAAGAAGCCCAGGCGGCCGTGACCGCTGAACACAGTAGCAGCCACTGCTCTGGCCTGGCCTCCTTGGCTGTGCCTGGCCATGTGCCCCAGAGCTACAGCGGGCAGGGAAGGGCCCTGGCAGGGGAGTCTCTGGGGCAGGCAACAGCGATCGAGGCCGCCCTGGACCTCCTCAGTCGAGTCCACAGCAGCCCCGCCCTGGGCCCCACCCACCTGAACCCCGGCCACACATCGGTCATGTGGCGATGGGGCTGCCTGAGGCCAGGGCTTTCTGACCTTGCCAGGACCCTGGTTCCGGAGGCGGCAGAATCACAGCTGGCTGGCGgtctgtgtgcacgtgtgtcCTCCTGGAGCTCCACGGGGCCGGTGCTGTTCTGACCACACCCCCACTGTCCAGATAGAAAAACTGAAGTCTGGCATGAATCCCAGCACCTTTGAGCCCCCTGTAGCTCTAGGTGTGTGAGTCCCCAGGGCCTGGGGACGAAGGCATCAATGTGGCAAGACTGGAGTGGCCTCCGGGGCATCTGAGATGGGAGACTTGTCCCTGGCTGACACCCCCCAGGGAGTGGGTATGTGGCGCATCCCTTAGCTTAGGGGGCAACCGCCCACTTCCTCTTCAATCTCCCACCCATCCACTGGCCCCCCCCTCCCCAAATCCCCTGATCCCATCGTGCAGCTGTCTAGCATTTAGAGGTGTGAGCTCTGCTGCGCTGGCAACCTCAGGGGCCCTGAGACAGCCTCTCTCTCTAGGAGGAGATAGGCTCACCTGTGCAGACCCCAATATGCCCTGGGGCCAGTGCTCCACCCAGAGGGGTCCCTGGCTCTTGTCCACTGGCCACATCCCCCCTTCGGCTGAGGTCTTGGCAAATCCGAACCTCCGCAGCTCTCACCCTTTCACTCAGGGAAACATTCCCTTTGCCCTAGGGTGGACTTGGGGGCCTGGAGGCACGGGGAGAAGCTCAAAATGCGAGGCATCACCCCGGTCTCTGAAGGTGGACCCCAGGGCTCTGCTGGAGTTTGGGTTTGGGCAGCCCCAGACATCGGCACCCCAGCCTCACCCTCGATAGGCTGTGATAGGCAAGAGAGGGGAGATGCTTTGAGGTCCCTGAGGGAGCTGGCAGGGGTTGGAAGTACATACATTTATCCAGAATTTACTGTCTCTACACCCCCAGCTGACAGGCTCAGAGGTGCAGGCCCCCCGCCCAAGGCAAACTAGGTTCCCAACCTGCCTGCCGCAGAGCCCTGCTCAGGGCTGCCTGGTGGGGTCCCGGGGAGGGGCAGGAATGGGGGTGCTCCCATTTGCCACGGGCAAAGCTGGCTGCAGCTTCCAGGCAGAGGGTGATGAGGTGTCAGGCTCCACAGCCAAATACCTTTCATTGAGAAAGTGTTGAGGCCTCTGACGCTGCCAGGCTAGGGTGGCCAGCCAAGTGTGGGGCAGGCAGCTGGCCCAGACCTGTCCCCTTCCCTAGGGTGGGCATCCTCCTGAAGTCCCCTCCCCAGCCGCCATGGCTGGGCCAGGAGGGGCATTTCAGGAGGAGGACATGGCTGAAGCAAAAACTGGGCAGGGCATGGGGGCTACAGTCCAGCTCTTTCCCATCCCTGCTGATAACTCTGCAAGAGGGCAGCGTTTGGCCACaatttccagatgaggaaactgaggctccaagagaaGGAAGCCATCGCCCTGAGTCAACAGCCATGTGCCTCTTGACGCTGCCTGTCTCCCCCAGCTGCAGCCCTCGAGCCAGGAATCCCACCCCTCCCTCCTGGAACCTGGGCTACGGTTCGCCTCCTGGTAAATCCATTGTCCGCCCCCCTCAACCGAACTGGGGTTGCCAGATCACACCCCCTCAGTCTGGGGGAAGTGGGGGGCAGGGGACCCCCCCAAAGAGACCCCCAGCTTCAGCCAACCTGGGTCAGCTCAGGCCACAAAGAGGCCCTTGGTCCCGCCCACGACATTTTagacttttataattttagaacCAGGGGTTCTTAAAATTCCTAGCACCATGATGGGGAAAAAATCTTGGaacagtaaaatgtttaaaacaagaGTCTTAAAACCACAGAATCCAAGAGGAGGGagataaaaatgaacacatactGAGCACTGACTGAATGTAAGCCCTCCTAGCCAGCCCCTGCAAAGCCTAATTCACTTTAAGGGCATTTAGTGTAAATCTGTTGCCTTGGGATCCCCAAAATACGCTTTTAGAGAGGATGATACCCCTATTCCACAGCTGAAGGAAtctgctcagggtcacacagcaaatggGGACACTGTGGGCTGGAGGAAGGGCAATGTTGCCTGGAAAAGGGGACATAAGCACTGGGTCTTGAAGGATGTGTAGGAGTTTGCTGGGTGGCCAAGGCAAGAAGGGCATTCCAGGGTGCTGGAAAGGTGAATGTgaaggctggaggagggagaCCCACGGAGGGCAGCAGTAGAAGGGAGACACAAAGGGAAGGTGAGGAGGGGCTCGAATGCTGAGCAAGGAGCCTGAGTTCTCTGGTGAGCAATAGGGAGCTATGGGAGGTGCTGAAGCAGGAGAGGGTTACACAATATCTCGTGACAAAGACTCCCCTGGAGCTGGTGCAGGACTCAGCTTCTTAAAACATGCTTCTTTCATGGAACTGGGATCTGCTCCCTCCCACTTGGGGGCCCCTCCAGGGTCCAAACCCTGCAGCCCAGCGCCCTCTCTCCCCCAGCTGCCTCCCATCCTGGCCGAACATCCCTGGCTCCTCCACTGGGGCCTCGTGGACCTGGCGTGGCAACCCACCACTTCCCCGGCCCCGTCTGTCTCTCTCATCAGCCCTCGGAGTTGGGTCTGACCCAGCCTTAGACCCCAAAGACTGGAGCCAGCCTGGCGGGGAGACCTGGCTTTGGTCAGGTGGGGGAAGCGCTTGTGCTTTAATGGTGGAAACGAAGGCAGGATGCCACAGGGTGAGAGCAGACCAGGCGAATGCCATGTCCCGATGCCTCAGGGCAGTAGCTGAGGCTAGACCCCTGGGCCTAGGGTGGAGGGGGTcagggcaggcaggagggaggagtCCCCAGCCGTCAGGGAATCAGCAGACCCTGATGTTTGGAAACAAACACTACCCGAGGCAGGGCGAGTGTCACACAGAACCAGACACGCCTGTCATCAGTCTCGAGGTCACACTGCCCTCATCACGCCCCATCCCTGTCCCCTGTAGTCAGGGGCATGACTCCCTCCTTCTCATACTTCCTAGCCATCTTCTTGTCACCTGATTGGTGACACTGTCACCCTCAGGACAGCAACATAGGCAGTGCACTCGAAAAGAGCACGAGGCCAGACACACCACACCCATGGGACACGCTGGACACTGTCCCCCCTCATCACCGCCACACGGGCAGACAGATGCACCCTCAACACAGAGAAAGGCCCACCCTTCAGGGTCAGGTAGCGGTGCCTGCAGCTGCACCTGTGCATACCTGTGCGCACCTGTGCCCAGCGCCCCCTTGACCCACCCATCATCACCCCACACATCGGGACACACCTGACCCCCAGACTCCCGGCTGGCCCGAGTCAGGGCCAATCTCAACCCCCCACGACCCTCCACAGTTCAGCCCCACCGGGCACACGAAGCCATGCCGAGCGCAGGCAGCACCTCCCACTCTCTCGGGGCCCTGGGGAGTCGCTCGGCCCTGGGGCTGGGGACTTGGCGGGAGGCCTCAAGGTCCCAGCCACTTCTCCAGGGAAGTCCTGAATCCCTTCCTGCTGACTCAGCCCAGGGGGCTGGCTAGGCCAGGGGCTGCCAAACCTCAGGTATGTCCTTGACGGCTGCCTGGCGGGGCCGCTGAGGCGGGGGCGGGGGCTCCCACTCGGGACTCAGTCCTTCCCCGGGCCCCAGCCTCCCCCCTTGCCCCAGATGGAGCTGCAGCTTTAACTGTGGTGTTCAGGGCATGGGGCCAGCACGATGGAGCCTGAGGCCGGCTGCTCCCACCCCAGTTCCTCCCGGCTGAGGGTTGGTGGAAGCATAAGCTCCCAGCCGAGCCAGAGTATCCCAGCCTGACTGTGGCCTCATAAAGACAGCACTGTCTGGTGGGAGGTGGCCCTGGCTGCCCATCCTGGGGCCCGGCACAGGGACCCATGCACACACAGtgggcacacacatgcacctaTGTGATGGCTACATGCAGACCTGTGGATACAGATGTGCATCATCAGACACAAACTCAGCCCCAGGACTGACCCCCACAGAGACCCAGTCAGAATGGGGAGGCAGCACTGGTCACAGATACCCCAGCCTGCAGGGTCAAGTTTGGCCCAGCCCAAAGGCCGGGCTGGGAAAATCCAGAGGAGGGCCCggggaaggctttctggaggagaGGGCATTTTGACTTGGGCTTTGAAGGGTGAATAGGAGTTTACCAAACCAAGCTCAGATGTCCAAAAGTCTTGAATGGTGGTTTTGGAGTTTACCTTTTGCCTGTGAGGATGTTGAGCAGAGGAGGGAGACAGACAAACCCCAATTCACTACCTCCTTTTAAGGAcccagcctctgccctcagggagcttccagtcAGATGGGGGAGGCAGCACTGACTCAGCCAGGAGGGATAGAAGATACCTCAGCTTTGTGAAGCACCTGTCATGTGTTGGGTTGGATCCTGTCAAAAACCCATAGGGCAAATTAtattatgatccccattttacagctgagaaaactgaggctgagagagggacACTTGCTCAGGGCCCACAGGGAAGCAGAGCTGTTCACACACAGCCCTGGTCACTGACGTGCAACTGTGGCTGCTGACCTGGTCCCAAACTGACTCGAAAGTTTGCAGGCCAGGATAGTGCAGCTCAAAGAAGTCTGCCTTGGCAAAAGTTGCATCTTTGCACCTGGAGTCCTGGCCAGGCCGGAAGGCCCCTCCTTCCGGGACTACAAGATCCCCCTGGGAGTTTTCAGCAAGATCATCCCCTGTCCTTTGTTATCTGGCTGCTGAGTGGCTTTCATGGGGCGGGGGCTTCTAGGCAGAGGAATGCTGGAGTGAGCGCCTGGGGGTGCTTCGCCAGGCCTTCTGGGAGGCCTGGGTCCCCGGCCTCAGCCCCGCCTGCCATCTGGCCCAGCTGAACACAAACACTTGGAAATGGCCGACCCAACGGAATCTGGGTTGTGGTCAGGCCGTGGCTGAAGAAGCCACTGGAAAAACACGCAGCCCACGGGGCCAGGCCCAGCTTACGTTTCACCAGGCAGGAGTGGCCTGCTGGGCGCCCAGAGCCGAGGAATGTCCGTTCTCTAACGCTTTGGAACATGTTGTCTGACTGGGGAATCCAGCAGCTGGGCGGTGCCATCCTCAGTGCCCTCTGGTCAGGCTGTGACTTACCTCCTGCTGAGTCCTTGGAGAATCAGGCCTCTTGGCGTGGCCCCCTGGCCCAGTGCCTGGCCAGCCACTGCTGAAGACCCCTTGTCGACTTGCACACCCCTGAAGACGTAGGGCTCACTCCCTTCCAGCTGTCATGCCAGGCAGCCGGAAGCCTGTAACTAGGCTGATTTTTTATGGGAAGTTCTGGCTTCCTTGGCCACACAGAGGGGAGGTCAGTGCAGCCTGGGCGCTCCCTCCTTTCCCCCGGGGTCCCACCTCCTTCTGGATCTCCAGATGTCCCCTCAGTCCCCTAGGATTCAGCATGTCCCAGATGGACCCGAGTATCTCACCCCAAAATGTGTTCCTCACCTTGTAGCCATGTCTCAGGGTTATCCATCTGTCCGTCTGCCCTGCGCCGCAGGCAGGGCTGGTGGCCCACACATCCACTGAGCGCCTGCTGGGTGCAGAGCACCTCACTTGCATCTCTTCACTGACCTCTCCCGGTGAGGCTAATCCCGTTAATGCCCCACTTTGCAGGGGGTGGGGAACAGAAGCTCAGGGGGTTTCTTTCACGTCCTGAAGATGTGGTGGCAGATTCTGGAAGTAGGAGCCAGTTCCCCACTGGCTTCAGGACAAGGGCCTGGGAAACCTCGTTTGTCAGGCGGGGACGACAcctggtggccacagggagagcTGCAGCCTGGGCCATGGTGGGGCCTGCTGCAGTGTCCCTAGCTTAAGGCTGGCTTTGGTTACTTCCCTGCTCACACACCCTCCATGGCTCCTCGGAGGGCACAGGGATGCTAGATGAGGCCCTCCTGTGTCATTACAGAGACTCCTGACTGCAAAACCTAGTCTCTTGCGTCAGACCTAAGCCCTGTCCTCACTCAACCTCACAGCCTGTTTCCCAGCTGGGGAATAAACCAACAATGGCCTCTTCAGGGATTGGCGACTGCAAGGCTGGCATGGATTAGGTGCTCTGTAACTGCAATCGTCACCCTCAGTAACACACAGGAGAGGGGCAGGGACTTGAGCTGGGGTGTCCCAGGCAGCCTCAACTCCCCTCCCTCAGCAATCACTACCCGCCCCACCCAGGACAAGGCATCCGAATcagggcctcaatttcctccccAGAGTGTGGGCGCCTCCAAACTTTATCAAAGGGCCTAGTCTGTTGAGTCTTGAAACGCCCCCCCTGGAGTCCTAGGGGAACAGAAACGTTCACGAGGGAGTGGGTATAGGGCTTTGCCAAGCACTGATGAAGGGACCCCAGaaacttccatcttttttttttttttttttttttttgagacagactctggctctggtgcaatctcagctcactgcaacctccacctcccgggttcaagtgattcttctgcctcagcctcttgagtagctgggattacaggcaggcaccactatgtccagctattttttatatttttagtagggacagggcttcaccatgatggccaggctgg includes:
- the CILP2 gene encoding cartilage intermediate layer protein 2 isoform X1 is translated as MASLLPLLCLCVVAAHLAGARDTTPTEEPTATALGLERRSVYPGQPSPALEDWEARAVPAEASEWTSWFNVDHPGGDGDFESLAAIRFYYGPARVCPRPLALEARTTDWALPSTVGERVHLNPTRGFWCLNREQPRGRRCSNYHVRFRCPLEASWGAWGPWGPCSGSCGPSRRLRRRHCPSPAGDACPGRPLEAQRCVRPRCPGCGLDTCECPDHILLGSVVTRSGQPLPGARISLRDQPGTVATSDAHGTFRVLGVCADSHANIRAQMDGFSAGEAQAQANGSISVVTIILDKLEKPYLVKHPESRVREAGQNVTFCCKASGTPMPKKYSWFHNGTLLDRRAHRYGAHLELQGLHPDQAGIYHCKAWNEAGAVRSGTAWLTVLAPGQPACDPRPQEYLIKLPEDCGQPGSGPAYLDVGLCPDTHCPSLAGSGPRCGDTSSRCCSVRRLERREIHCPGYVLPVKVVAECGCQKCLPPRGLVRGRVVAADSGEPLRFARILLGQEPIGFTAYQGDFTIEVPPSTQRLVVTFVDPSGEFMDAVRVLPFDPRGAGVYHEVKAMRKKAPVILDASQSNTIPLGELEDEAPLGELVLPSGAFHRADGKPYSGPVEARVTFVDPRDLTSAASAPSDLRFMDSDGELAPLRTYGMFSVDLRAPGSAEQLQVGPVAVRVAASQIHMPGHVEALKLWSLNPETGLWEEESGFRREGSSGTRVRREERIFLVGNVEIRERRLFNLDVPERRRCFVKVRAYANDKFNPSEQVEGVVVTLVNLEPAPGFSANPRAWGRFDSAVTGPNGACLPAFCDADRPDAYTALVTATLGGEELEPAPSLPRPLPATVGVTQPYLDRLGYRRTDHDDPAFKRNGFRINLAKPRPGDPTEANGPVYPWRSLRECQGAPVTASHFRFARVEADKYEYNVVPFREGTPASWTGDLLAWWPNPQEFRACFLKVKIQGPQEYMVRSHNSGGSHPRTRGQLYGLRDARSVRDPERPGTSAACVEFKCSGMLFDQRQVDRTLVTIMPQGSCRRVAVNGLLRDYLARHPPPVPAEDPAAFSMLAPLDPLGHNYGVYTVTDQSPRLAKEIAIGRCFDGSSDGFSREMKADAGTAVTFQCREPPAGRPSLFQRLLESPATALGDIRREMSEVAQARARASGPLRTRRGRVRQ
- the CILP2 gene encoding cartilage intermediate layer protein 2 isoform X2, producing the protein MASLLPLLCLCVVAAHLAGARDTTPTEEPTATALGLERRSVYPGQPSPALEDWEEASEWTSWFNVDHPGGDGDFESLAAIRFYYGPARVCPRPLALEARTTDWALPSTVGERVHLNPTRGFWCLNREQPRGRRCSNYHVRFRCPLEASWGAWGPWGPCSGSCGPSRRLRRRHCPSPAGDACPGRPLEAQRCVRPRCPGCGLDTCECPDHILLGSVVTRSGQPLPGARISLRDQPGTVATSDAHGTFRVLGVCADSHANIRAQMDGFSAGEAQAQANGSISVVTIILDKLEKPYLVKHPESRVREAGQNVTFCCKASGTPMPKKYSWFHNGTLLDRRAHRYGAHLELQGLHPDQAGIYHCKAWNEAGAVRSGTAWLTVLAPGQPACDPRPQEYLIKLPEDCGQPGSGPAYLDVGLCPDTHCPSLAGSGPRCGDTSSRCCSVRRLERREIHCPGYVLPVKVVAECGCQKCLPPRGLVRGRVVAADSGEPLRFARILLGQEPIGFTAYQGDFTIEVPPSTQRLVVTFVDPSGEFMDAVRVLPFDPRGAGVYHEVKAMRKKAPVILDASQSNTIPLGELEDEAPLGELVLPSGAFHRADGKPYSGPVEARVTFVDPRDLTSAASAPSDLRFMDSDGELAPLRTYGMFSVDLRAPGSAEQLQVGPVAVRVAASQIHMPGHVEALKLWSLNPETGLWEEESGFRREGSSGTRVRREERIFLVGNVEIRERRLFNLDVPERRRCFVKVRAYANDKFNPSEQVEGVVVTLVNLEPAPGFSANPRAWGRFDSAVTGPNGACLPAFCDADRPDAYTALVTATLGGEELEPAPSLPRPLPATVGVTQPYLDRLGYRRTDHDDPAFKRNGFRINLAKPRPGDPTEANGPVYPWRSLRECQGAPVTASHFRFARVEADKYEYNVVPFREGTPASWTGDLLAWWPNPQEFRACFLKVKIQGPQEYMVRSHNSGGSHPRTRGQLYGLRDARSVRDPERPGTSAACVEFKCSGMLFDQRQVDRTLVTIMPQGSCRRVAVNGLLRDYLARHPPPVPAEDPAAFSMLAPLDPLGHNYGVYTVTDQSPRLAKEIAIGRCFDGSSDGFSREMKADAGTAVTFQCREPPAGRPSLFQRLLESPATALGDIRREMSEVAQARARASGPLRTRRGRVRQ